A region of Micromonospora sp. WMMD882 DNA encodes the following proteins:
- a CDS encoding tRNA (adenine-N1)-methyltransferase: protein MRRGPFRPGDRVQLTDPKGRMHTVTLEPGKAFHTHRGILDHDALIGLPDGSVVTTSGGGTAFLALRPLLSDYVLSMPRGAQVIYPKDAAQIVAMGDIFPGAKVLEAGAGSGALSCSLLRAVGVAGELHSYEVRDDFAQIARRNVEAFFAGPHPAWRLRVGDVADCPETGFDRIILDMLAPWEMLDMVERALAPGGVLIGYVATTPQLSELVEALRERGGWTEPRAWESLVRDWHAEGLAVRPDHRMIAHTAFLVSARKLAPGVTAPPRRRKPSKGTEAYAQRRQLLREAESARRAADGVTGPDGVTGPDGVTGAGAAEAGAR, encoded by the coding sequence GTGCGCCGGGGGCCGTTCCGCCCCGGCGACCGGGTCCAGCTCACCGATCCCAAGGGGCGGATGCACACGGTCACCCTGGAGCCGGGCAAGGCGTTCCACACCCACCGGGGCATCCTCGACCACGACGCGCTCATCGGCCTGCCCGACGGCAGCGTGGTGACCACCTCCGGGGGCGGCACGGCCTTCCTCGCGCTGCGTCCGCTGCTCTCCGACTACGTGCTGTCGATGCCGCGCGGCGCACAGGTGATCTACCCGAAGGACGCCGCCCAGATCGTGGCGATGGGTGACATCTTCCCCGGCGCGAAGGTCCTGGAGGCCGGCGCCGGCTCCGGCGCGCTGAGCTGCTCCCTGCTGCGGGCCGTCGGCGTCGCGGGCGAGCTGCACTCCTACGAGGTCCGCGACGATTTCGCCCAGATCGCCCGGCGCAACGTCGAGGCGTTCTTCGCCGGCCCGCACCCGGCCTGGCGGCTGCGCGTCGGCGACGTCGCCGACTGCCCGGAGACCGGTTTCGACCGGATCATCCTGGACATGCTGGCTCCCTGGGAGATGCTCGACATGGTCGAGCGGGCGCTGGCGCCCGGCGGGGTGCTCATCGGGTACGTCGCCACCACCCCGCAGCTCTCCGAGCTGGTCGAGGCGCTGCGTGAACGCGGCGGCTGGACCGAGCCCCGCGCCTGGGAGTCGCTGGTGCGGGACTGGCACGCCGAGGGCCTGGCCGTCCGCCCCGACCACCGGATGATCGCGCACACCGCGTTCCTGGTCTCCGCCCGCAAGCTCGCCCCCGGCGTCACCGCGCCGCCCCGGCGGCGCAAACCCAGCAAGGGCACCGAGGCGTACGCGCAGCGGCGTCAACTGCTGCGCGAAGCCGAGTCGGCGCGACGGGCGGCCGACGGGGTGACCGGACCCGACGGGGTGACCGGACCCGACGGGGTGACCGGGGCCGGCGCGGCGGAGGCGGGCGCCCGGTGA
- a CDS encoding site-2 protease family protein, with translation MFGVPLRLNPSMVVVALLVAVLYAVFARRQLDLSPVAGLLVGLGFVVSLLGSVLLHELGHALTARRYRIGVRGITLELLGGYTELERDAPTPRADLVISLAGPAVSAALGAAAVAATLALPDRTLPHQLAFQLAVSNVVVAVFNVLPGLPLDGGRALRAAIWAVTRDRHLATEIAGWVGRAVALGTAVAVVLLTLQEVLLPLALPVLLLVAVTLWRGAGRSIRVARMSRRFPLVDLSRLARPLFGVPSGTPLAEADRRRAGHGPPEPTLAVTDAAGRPVAVVDPARVAAVPVARRPWLAVDEVARPLATLPVLPVGLDGEQVVDAVQTHPGAQYVVTSGEDVVGVLHIADLAQLLEPKRKMNT, from the coding sequence GTGTTCGGGGTGCCGCTGCGCCTGAACCCGTCGATGGTCGTCGTCGCCCTGCTGGTCGCCGTCCTGTACGCGGTGTTCGCCCGTCGGCAGCTCGACCTGTCCCCGGTGGCCGGCCTCCTCGTCGGCCTCGGCTTCGTGGTGTCCCTGCTCGGCTCGGTGCTGCTGCACGAGCTCGGGCACGCGCTGACCGCCCGCCGCTACCGCATCGGTGTGCGGGGGATCACCCTGGAGCTGCTCGGCGGGTATACCGAGTTGGAACGCGACGCCCCCACCCCCCGCGCCGACCTGGTGATCTCGTTGGCCGGCCCGGCGGTGTCGGCGGCGCTCGGGGCCGCCGCCGTGGCCGCCACCCTCGCCCTGCCCGACCGGACGCTGCCGCACCAGCTCGCCTTCCAACTGGCGGTGAGCAACGTCGTCGTGGCCGTCTTCAACGTCCTGCCCGGCCTGCCGCTGGACGGCGGTCGGGCGCTGCGGGCCGCGATCTGGGCGGTCACCCGGGACCGGCACCTGGCCACCGAGATCGCCGGCTGGGTGGGCCGGGCGGTCGCGCTCGGCACCGCGGTCGCCGTCGTCCTGCTCACCCTGCAAGAGGTACTGCTGCCGCTGGCCCTGCCGGTGCTGCTGCTGGTCGCGGTCACCCTCTGGCGGGGCGCCGGCCGGTCGATCCGGGTCGCCCGGATGAGCCGCCGCTTCCCGCTGGTCGACCTGTCCCGGCTGGCCCGCCCGCTGTTCGGGGTGCCCAGCGGCACCCCGCTGGCCGAGGCGGACCGCCGCCGGGCCGGGCACGGCCCACCGGAGCCGACGCTGGCCGTCACCGACGCCGCCGGCCGTCCGGTCGCCGTGGTCGACCCGGCCCGGGTCGCCGCCGTGCCGGTCGCCCGGCGACCCTGGCTCGCCGTGGACGAGGTGGCCCGCCCGCTGGCCACGCTGCCGGTGCTGCCGGTCGGTCTGGACGGGGAACAGGTGGTCGACGCGGTGCAGACCCACCCGGGCGCACAGTACGTCGTGACGTCAGGCGAAGATGTGGTCGGCGTTCTGCACATCGCGGATCTGGCGCAGCTCCTGGAACCCAAACGGAAGATGAACACGTGA
- a CDS encoding PD-(D/E)XK nuclease family protein → MTAEPVTTQQETAATRTPATVQPPVGAGAPPTVRASLSPSRAADFKTCPLLYRFRSIDRLPERPSVEQARGTLVHAVLERLFDLPAVGRTPAAAGDLVAPQWDRLVTEQPELAGLFADDDPAARAEFLRSAAGLLEGYFTVEDPRRLEPAEREALISAVVDEELLIRGYLDRLDVAPDGALRVVDYKTGGAPREAFEARALFQLKFYALVLWRTRGVVPRVLRLLYLRDAEVCDYTPDAEELARFERTVVALWRAIEQATERRDFRPRPSRLCDWCSHQARCPTFGGTPPPFPEAGVGDPLRDARSRPAPPGADE, encoded by the coding sequence ATGACGGCGGAACCGGTGACGACCCAGCAGGAAACGGCCGCGACGCGGACGCCGGCGACGGTCCAGCCGCCGGTGGGAGCGGGGGCGCCGCCGACGGTGCGGGCGTCGCTGTCACCGTCCCGGGCGGCCGACTTCAAGACCTGCCCGCTGCTCTACCGCTTCCGCAGCATCGACCGGTTGCCGGAGCGGCCCAGCGTGGAGCAGGCCCGGGGCACTCTGGTGCACGCCGTGCTGGAGCGGCTGTTCGATCTGCCGGCCGTCGGCCGGACCCCGGCGGCGGCCGGTGACCTGGTCGCCCCGCAGTGGGATCGGCTGGTCACCGAGCAGCCCGAGCTGGCCGGTCTGTTCGCCGACGACGACCCGGCCGCCCGGGCGGAGTTCCTCCGCTCCGCCGCCGGCCTGCTGGAGGGCTACTTCACCGTCGAGGATCCACGGCGGCTGGAGCCGGCCGAGCGTGAGGCGTTGATCTCCGCGGTGGTCGACGAGGAGCTGCTGATCCGGGGTTACCTCGACCGGCTCGACGTGGCCCCCGACGGGGCGCTGCGGGTGGTCGACTACAAGACCGGTGGCGCGCCGCGCGAGGCGTTCGAGGCCCGCGCGCTGTTCCAGCTCAAGTTCTACGCGCTGGTGCTGTGGCGGACCCGGGGGGTGGTGCCGCGGGTGCTGCGGCTGCTCTACCTGCGCGACGCGGAGGTCTGCGACTACACCCCCGACGCCGAGGAGCTGGCCCGGTTCGAGCGGACGGTGGTGGCGCTGTGGCGGGCCATCGAGCAGGCCACCGAGCGGCGTGACTTCCGCCCCCGGCCGAGCCGGTTGTGCGACTGGTGCAGCCACCAGGCGCGCTGCCCGACGTTCGGCGGCACTCCCCCGCCGTTCCCGGAGGCGGGCGTCGGCGACCCGCTGCGCGACGCCAGGTCCCGGCCCGCTCCGCCCGGCGCCGACGAGTGA
- a CDS encoding sensor histidine kinase, which produces MIEAPAWLRHRPLAADILVAVGLLLVDVLFTLVTPREFWPRQLPVAIGWSVLCVAPVAVRRVVPWWAVGAALATLALPAVLNYAPTTQSLTFVALTYTMAAARPLRPAIVATVVLWTPVLVLNLVAPLGSVLEVPPLAAVLNNLLVALVSFSVGRTVQARRASTEALRERARVAETNQRSLAEQAVADERRRIARELHDVVAHHVSVMGVLATGARRVLRRDPDAADEAIGTIEDTSRATLREMRRLLDVLRTDEPAAELAPQPGLAGIETLVDQVREAGLPVTLTVQGNPGVLEDGVTLTVYRIVQEALTNALKHAGPATAQVKLTFGEVWLVVEVTDTGRGPGREPDRIGHGLVGMRERVGLYGGVLRTGPRPGGGYQVCATLPMDQLAADDGPGARHGRRTA; this is translated from the coding sequence GTGATCGAGGCACCAGCCTGGCTACGTCACCGGCCGCTCGCCGCCGACATTCTCGTCGCGGTCGGGCTGCTCCTGGTGGACGTGCTGTTCACCCTGGTCACGCCCCGGGAGTTCTGGCCCCGGCAACTGCCGGTGGCGATCGGGTGGAGCGTGCTGTGCGTCGCGCCGGTGGCGGTGCGCCGGGTCGTGCCGTGGTGGGCGGTCGGCGCGGCGTTGGCGACCCTGGCGCTGCCGGCGGTGCTCAACTACGCCCCCACCACGCAGAGCCTCACCTTCGTGGCGCTCACGTACACCATGGCGGCGGCCCGCCCGTTACGGCCGGCGATCGTCGCGACGGTCGTGCTCTGGACGCCGGTGCTGGTGCTCAACCTGGTGGCCCCGCTCGGCAGCGTGCTGGAGGTCCCCCCGCTGGCCGCGGTGCTCAACAACCTGCTGGTCGCCCTGGTGTCGTTCTCGGTGGGTCGGACGGTGCAGGCCCGTCGCGCCTCCACCGAGGCGCTGCGGGAGCGGGCCCGGGTGGCCGAGACGAACCAGCGGTCCCTGGCCGAGCAGGCGGTCGCCGACGAGCGCCGCCGCATCGCCCGGGAGCTGCACGACGTGGTGGCGCACCACGTCAGCGTGATGGGGGTGCTGGCCACCGGGGCCCGACGGGTGCTGCGGCGGGATCCGGACGCCGCCGACGAGGCGATCGGCACCATCGAGGACACCAGCCGGGCGACCCTGCGGGAGATGCGCCGGCTGCTGGACGTGCTGCGTACCGACGAGCCGGCCGCCGAGCTGGCCCCGCAGCCGGGGCTGGCCGGCATCGAGACGCTCGTCGACCAGGTGCGGGAGGCGGGTCTGCCGGTGACGTTGACCGTGCAGGGCAACCCCGGCGTGCTGGAGGACGGGGTGACGTTGACGGTCTACCGGATCGTGCAGGAGGCGCTGACCAACGCGCTCAAGCACGCCGGTCCGGCGACCGCGCAGGTCAAGCTCACGTTCGGCGAGGTGTGGCTGGTGGTGGAGGTGACCGACACGGGTCGCGGGCCCGGTCGGGAACCCGACCGGATCGGACACGGTCTGGTCGGGATGCGGGAGCGGGTCGGCCTCTACGGTGGGGTCCTGCGCACCGGTCCCCGCCCCGGCGGGGGCTACCAGGTGTGCGCGACGCTTCCGATGGACCAGCTCGCCGCCGACGACGGCCCGGGCGCCCGGCACGGCAGGAGGACAGCTTGA
- a CDS encoding response regulator transcription factor — MTEDTGRPVRVLLADDQPLLRTGFRMVLGAEDDLDIVAEAADGVEAVDLARRLLPDVVLMDIRMPRMDGVAATRAIVDARLPVRVLILTTFDLDEYVVGALRAGASGFLAKDVPAEDLVTAIRTVAVGEAVVAPRILRRLLDRFADLLPDPSHTPSRTLASLTEREREVLVQVARGLSNAEIARALSVSETTIKTHVGHVLTKLGLRDRVQAVVLAYESGLVRPRG; from the coding sequence TTGACCGAGGACACGGGACGGCCGGTGCGGGTGCTGCTCGCCGACGACCAGCCGCTGCTGCGTACCGGCTTCCGGATGGTGCTCGGCGCGGAGGACGACCTGGACATCGTCGCGGAGGCCGCCGACGGCGTCGAGGCGGTCGACCTGGCCCGGCGGTTGCTGCCCGACGTGGTGCTGATGGACATCCGGATGCCCCGGATGGACGGGGTGGCCGCCACCCGGGCCATCGTCGACGCGCGGCTGCCGGTGCGGGTGCTGATCCTGACCACCTTCGACCTCGACGAGTACGTGGTGGGCGCGCTGCGGGCCGGGGCCAGCGGTTTCCTCGCCAAGGACGTGCCCGCCGAGGACCTGGTCACCGCGATCCGCACGGTCGCGGTGGGTGAGGCGGTGGTGGCCCCGCGGATCCTGCGGCGACTGCTGGACCGTTTCGCGGACCTGCTGCCCGACCCGTCGCACACGCCGTCGAGGACGCTGGCGTCGTTGACCGAGCGGGAACGCGAGGTGCTGGTGCAGGTCGCCCGGGGCCTGTCCAACGCGGAGATCGCCCGGGCGTTGTCGGTGAGCGAGACGACCATCAAGACCCACGTCGGGCACGTGCTGACCAAGCTGGGGCTGCGTGACCGGGTGCAGGCGGTGGTGTTGGCGTACGAGTCGGGGCTGGTCCGTCCCCGGGGTTGA
- a CDS encoding ABC transporter ATP-binding protein encodes MTTAVDRQAPVAARASDVWKVYGSGEAQVLALRGVSVEFERGRFTAIMGPSGSGKSTLMHCLAGLDSVTRGTVAIGDTQVTGLKDAGLTKLRRDQVGFIFQQFNLLPTLTAKENILLPLSIAGRKPDPAWYDTVIDTVGLRDRLDHRPAQLSGGQQQRVACARALVSRPEVIFADEPTGNLDSRSGAEVLRFLRDSVREHGQTIVMVTHDPTAAAYADRVVFLADGQIVSELVEPTAETVLDTMKKLDAPEVIR; translated from the coding sequence GTGACCACTGCGGTGGACCGTCAGGCGCCGGTCGCGGCACGCGCCAGCGACGTGTGGAAGGTGTACGGCAGCGGCGAGGCCCAGGTGCTCGCGCTGCGCGGAGTCAGTGTGGAGTTCGAACGCGGACGCTTCACCGCGATCATGGGCCCGTCCGGCTCGGGCAAGTCGACGTTGATGCACTGCCTGGCCGGATTGGACTCGGTCACCCGGGGCACGGTGGCGATCGGCGACACGCAGGTGACCGGGCTGAAGGACGCCGGGCTGACGAAGCTGCGCCGGGACCAGGTCGGGTTCATCTTCCAGCAGTTCAACCTGCTGCCGACCCTGACCGCCAAGGAGAACATCCTGCTGCCGTTGTCGATCGCCGGCCGCAAGCCGGACCCGGCCTGGTACGACACGGTCATCGACACGGTCGGGCTGCGGGACCGGCTGGACCACCGGCCGGCCCAGCTCTCCGGCGGCCAGCAGCAGCGGGTGGCCTGCGCCCGGGCGCTGGTCTCCCGCCCCGAGGTGATCTTCGCCGACGAGCCGACCGGCAACCTGGACTCCCGCTCCGGCGCGGAGGTGCTCCGGTTCCTGCGTGACTCGGTACGCGAGCACGGGCAGACCATCGTGATGGTCACCCACGACCCGACGGCCGCCGCGTACGCCGACCGGGTGGTGTTCCTCGCCGACGGGCAGATCGTCTCCGAGCTGGTCGAGCCGACCGCCGAGACGGTGCTGGACACCATGAAGAAGCTGGACGCCCCCGAGGTGATCCGCTGA